From a single Arvicanthis niloticus isolate mArvNil1 chromosome 19, mArvNil1.pat.X, whole genome shotgun sequence genomic region:
- the Sub1 gene encoding activated RNA polymerase II transcriptional coactivator p15 has product MPKSKELVSSSSSGSDSDSEVEKKLKRKKQAVPEKPVKKQKPGETSRALASSKQSSSSRDDNMFQIGKMRYVSVRDFKGKILIDIREYWMDSEGEMKPGRKGISLNMEQWSQLKEQISDIDDAVRKL; this is encoded by the exons atgCCTAAATCAAAGGAACTTGTTTCTTCAAGCTCTTCAGGCAGTGATTCTGACAGTGAAGTTGAAAAAAAG ttaaAGAGGAAAAAGCAAGCTGTTCCAGAGAAACCTGTGAAGAAGCAGAAGCCTGGTGAGACTTCTAGAGCTCTGGCGTCCTCCaagcagagcagcagcagcagagatgaTAACATGTTCCAG ATTGGAAAGATGAGATATGTCAGTGTTCGGGActttaaaggaaaaattctaatTGATATTAGAGAATACTGGATGGACTCAGAAGGTGAAATGAAACCAGGGAGAAAAG GTATTTCTTTAAACATGGAACAGTGGAGCCAGCTGAAGGAACAGATCTCTGACATAGATGATGCAGTGAGAAAGCTGTGA